In Rutidosis leptorrhynchoides isolate AG116_Rl617_1_P2 chromosome 6, CSIRO_AGI_Rlap_v1, whole genome shotgun sequence, the DNA window atatTCATTAGTATACTTACTTATAATTTATCTGTATATTTAttttcacacaattgttcgtgaatcatcagacttggtcaaaagggtaactgactatatgaatatagatttcagactttctagactcaacattaaggtttttgcttatcgtgtcggaaacatatagagtttaaggtttaaatttggtcggaaatttccgggtcgttacacctgaaaggaggtagtcccagtaattcttccgAAAATAtatcgggaaagtctcttactacatttacatcgttaatattcttctccttttcttcaactttctttacatgtgctaggatggcataacatcccttttctaagcactttcgagctttcaaatagctaatgagatttaggtttgggttacctttatctccgtaaatcattatcattgatttatcctttcgaggaatacgaattgccttttcagcacacaccacttcgactcctactttggacatccagtccatgccgataattacgtcaaaacttcctaattctacgggtatcaaatcaatcttaaatgtttctcccgctaaatttattttacaatcacggcaaattttatcggctttaattagtttaccattagctaactcaatcatgtacttagcatctagaggtaatgatgaacaattcaatttagcgtaaaagtctctacacacgtaacttctatcggcaccagtatcaaatataatagatgcggataagttattaatggcaaacgtacccataacaagctccgggtcttcatacgcctctctagcattaataataaatgctcttccacgtgcagatccgttattcttccctggattcgggcactggctcttataatgaccctgtttcccacacccataacaagtaacagtggccaaggcagttctatttgcattggtggcaggagtcttggtgccattggtatttgtaacaggaatcctacaatcttcagcaagatgaccccttcgattgcaattatcgcacaccacattacaataaccagagtgatgtttgtggcatctgttacataaaggatttcatcctttgtaacctaagtttgaaccactacccacaccttgagtggtttcttgtttcttgttggattgttgattaccttcccactttcttttgttttctgatgtcttgacatcggtgttcttatccagaataatctggtccatcaactcgtttgccatggtgatggcttcatgaatagtcttgggtttcgatgctgtaacatttgccttgacatttttaggtaaaccatctttgtacagttctatcttccgttcttcggttggtaccaattcgggaaatagcaaagctaattccatgaatcgctgattgtagttggtgagttcagtaccaacaactttcaggcttcgtaattcagcttccaacttcctaacctcgttccttggacaatattcattgattagcattgttttgaattcttcccagggagtatcataagctacatctcctacggccttcacatagtttttccaccatgtgagtgcactatcttgtaaggtgcacgatgcatacttggtcatgtccttctcaatacaaccactgattttaaacacagactcaatcttttcgatccaccgggttaaaccaaccggtccttctgttccactgaatgatgagggcttgcaaccttgaaaagttttgtaagtgcaccccacacgaggatttgggttaactgcagcacctcttgcagcctcgacccataacattctgtcgttcactcgctgattgatgagttcctggatttcttgttccgtcattcggttcaatcgcgccataatcttctacaagaatgaaaaaaaataattattcacatggaattttatagatgtagtatgtatttacagtacatcgtagcttattaataatatgaaccagttattattataaaagccttttcttcttattagcgttttataattatatctagggtagtacctacccgttaaagttcatacttaatagcttagtacagaaatcaataactatcacccaaataatactcaaccatggaaagttattgcatttcacacttcactattttacatatgcttatcttacatcaaacattaagcaaaccacactagtattattatacaaaacgttatatgatcccacggtttaaaacaacagcgcatcatttaacccaaaacgtttgtgttcaaagaaatcgcttataggttatcttgactgtctccctgcgttttagcggaggggctgaagaactggatgccgggatagaactaataggaatagcgggaataggggtggaagtgtctggtggagttggtgccacaacatcctcactaaacttgggatttggattttccaattcggtagcctttcgtttctttcctctttcaaacttaTCTTTCGTAATttactgtatttcttcctcctccggATCACTTTCcgattcctcttcaattgattcatccgaaaattttgagtcttccccaaaggtatcgtttttatcatcggacaggttaatgactggaacaccatcggaagattctggttcggagtcgctgaatgtgataacaagttctaagccagacatctatcacataacaactagcacgttagtaccacataatatttacatattaatttttttttaaccaacaaggataagcaatagttttcgaaattaaacacggtcaaagtccagactcactaatgcatcctaacaaactcgataagacacactaatgcaaattttctggttctctaagaccaacgctctgataccacatgtcataacccgaccttaaccataaggacgaatacaataacatatgatttcatcgcgaggtattgacctctatatgcgacatttttcaaaaactgcattcgtttttacaatacaaaccatagcttttattacaaatacaaggtttaaacaacttaataatgattatcgtttagcgataatcttagacttacaaactttacatgtgataataacaatacgacttccaacatattttacattacaaatcctccgatatgcagttttatttttgacacaaatatgcatactcaagatcttgcttaaattcaacatgttgcagcggaagcttttagttatcacctgagaataaacatgcttaaaacgtcaacataaagttgttgagatataggtttaatgccggcagcgttataaatatagaccacaagatttcatatacaaacgttttaataaaaaatattctaagttgttgagcacttgataaccatacttaacatttaatcaatgtcgcatattccctttattatgaaatcttactacaccgtaccaagtgtagtcaccgaaacgaagtactgtgcaaccgttgaatactggtcgtccagtccggttggggttgtcaggcccgatagatctatcaacaggattcgcgtttacaatactcatgtaaatagtagttaccaagttacagggaagtatgccagtggtacaactcaacgttgaatatatatttttaatcacttgtgtccataacgtaaatcataaaatgcatgtattctcatcccgaaatatttagagtttaaaagtgggactatatactcatttttgccttgaaggtatttatcacgacttgatctccgatagatatcacgaacctaaccacatatataatatatcaacatattatctttttaagtaatcgttacacatatatatatatatatatatatatatatatatatatatatatatatatatatatatatatatatatatatatatacttttaatattttcttagtccgtagttagcagtccgatgttagtggtctacaattagttgcttaaataaaataaataaagaccccatcgtattcgtattgatcagaattaatcttgacccatggtaccatgttgtcaaatgacgtgttgcatacataaagtaccgtgttgtcaaatgacgtgttgcgtacaatcatgaggtcttatgattaatcttctcgtgttgtttacgggtggtcctgaaatatataaaattaaatcataagtaaatatatatgaaatatcatattaattagaaatatatgattaatttaatttttctccaaatatttttgtagctaaactaacttcggatacccgatcttgttttagtcgtagtttcttcattacaactccgtttttgttggttcaacttgccacttccttggattgagtcaaattttaagaatatgaactgaaaataccttaggttgtattctaaatcacaggttataggtcaaactttggtgaaacttatgaaggtgatcattttctatcataaaaacaacatttaatgatcatttttctaaaaatacttacactttgagttaaaccatgaaatttttatgtgttaacatattcataagaaatatcatttttccagaacatgaacttccaattcaaaacttaagatggtttttaattatccaacccaaaacagcccccggttgcactccgacgaagtagattcagtttttaaggtgttctttgtaaaaccaagttatatcttgttaagttagcatatcattatgatatattacaggtcttgaagtgttttaaaagtcaagttagaaggatctatttagtttgcgaacaagtttgaaatcattcaaactatgttcttgttattaaaattttataccacaaaataagatagctatatgaatatgaattgaataagattatgaataaggttactacctcaagttacttggacaaagttactgtaagagatgagaaaaatcctagaatcaaaagagtggtagagttggattgaaaggttggaagtaaacttgtttacttggaaggatttttgaagtgttcttgaatggattttcttatgatgattaagggttgtttttgaagctagatcttcatggttatttgttgATATTGTGAAGAACTCTTAAGgctcctaagagtgtgtttttggttagagaaaatgtgtagtaaaaatgaaattggaatggagtataaatggtggtgaaaagatgtataaatttgtaatattgtgcaaaagtcttgtaatatgccaaattgattaatcatgcatgctaagatccaaaattggctgactcatggctgctaagaaagtgattgtgatgtgtatatactaatagtaaatacgtataggagctgggtatgatacgagtacatatactctaggtatacgtgtagaaattttgaggaaacggaacgagaattcaaatatagctatcttttgtaaatatacttatattgttttatgtatataagccctttaaaagtgattaaatacatatttatacgatacttgtataagtattataggttaaaggtatatatgtcaaataacgttacatatagttatcattttgaaaacttaagttagtagtctcaaagtatacttataacttattgttattagtacacaatgagatgttaaaccattcttagatcatgttaaatatatataaatacatatatatacacaaacatataattatcgtttgttatatagttcgtgatatcatcggtcaaattggacggtcaaacgttgtgtaaaactctttttaaaaacataaatctcaacaatttagattacttatcatattggtaaggtttaatttatgtaaatattaatctcataggtataaaatgatcggaaaaatccgggtcgttacatttggtaactagtaactgccggttataagaactggtgggcgcgagtagtagtatatggatccatagggcttgatatccccgtccgagctagagcactagccttttaacggatgtatgctatttgagaagtgtacacgttggtttgcgtgtattattaagatgattatacaaagggtataaattatatatacgttaagtttagttaccagggtgctcaatttcatagaatattttgacaaacgtttctggatgaaacaactgaaatcttgtgatccacctttatgtacagattatgcaaaacattaaaactatgaactcaccaacctttgtgttgacacttgttagcatgtttattctcaggttccctagaagtcttccgctatttgcttatatgttagacaagctatgtgcatggagtcttacatggcatatttttcaaggaaacgttgtattcaccaaatcatcaccatgtatcttattttgactacattgtcaacggaagtactattgtaaactattatttacggtgattgtctatatgtagaaatcatcagatgttgaaaacctttgatttaaatattcatttatggtgtgccttttcaaaagaatgcaatgtttacaaaacgtatcatatagaggtcaaatacctcgcaatgaaatcgatgaatgacgtgttcgtccatatggatttggagcgatcgtcacatatccTAACATTTTTCACGAGTATATTCTAAACATTGGTATGCAACGAATGAAAATGTTGTCAATGAATTTGAATCCATTTGTTGCATTATCGCACATTGCTTATTAGTCTTCCACACAATACTTCAAGTAAGAGAACGCCAAAAGAGTACACATCTGACTCTTTTGTAAGGACACCAGTCGTTAAATATAGTGGATCAATGTACCCGATGGTACCTACGGCGTGCGTGACTTGAAATGAGTACGGTTGATTAGCGGGCGCTATTCTCGATAGTCCCAAGTCAGAAACTTTAGCATTCCAGTTGTCATCCAATAGAATGTTGGAACTTTTAATATCTCGATGGAGAACTCTTCGTTGTCCCCCATTATGATTATGAAGGTAGTTTAATCCCCCTGCAACATCAAGACATATATGGATCCTTTGGATCCATGTAAGATCAGAGTCATTTAAATGGCGATCGAGGCTTCCATTAGATGCGTACTCGTATACGAGTATCATGTCATCACCCTTATCACAAAATCCGAGGAGAGAGATGAGATTTTTATGTGTGGAACAGCAAAGTGTAATGATCTCCTTCTAGAATTCGGACTCTCCTTGACCGTATTTACGATCTAAACACTTAAAAGTAGCAGTGCTACACCCCTTAGAATGAGTTATTTCTCCTTTATACACCTTTCCAAAACCACCTTTTCCGATAACTCTGTTGTCATCAAAGTTGTTGGTAGCTGATTTTATGTCTTCTAGTTGGATTGCAAGATGTTGAAAATCTTTCATGAATTTCTCCATTACTCGTGGATCAAACAATTAATACTAGAAAAATAATTGAAATATTGGTTAAGAACCAAAACAGGACTACCTAATGCACAAATGATGTGTTTAGATTAGTTTAGTGAAAAGCAATACAGAAGACATATAATATAAAGTACAGGAATTAAGATCATGAACCCAAATGGATATAAAATGTTCAACTCTATTTATGAATATAAAATGTTCAACTATATTTATGAAATGTTATAGATGCATTATAAAGTGTTCAACTCTATCTAAAAAGTCAATTTGTTTTTGAGCAATTTCCAAAGTcaactgtgtagtgacccgaacttttccatgtttatatatattaaatgaaattgttatttacatgattaagtgtttccaacatgttaagcaatcaaacttgttaagacttgattaatttaaataggtttcatatagacaattgaccacccaagttgaccggtgattcacgaacgttaaaacttgtaaaaactatatgatgacatatatatgattatatatatagttaacatgatattatgataagtaagtatctcattaggtattttaacaatgagttatatacataaagttgagtttattgaattaagaaactcgaaacgatatatgtaacgattatcgttataacaacgtcttactaaatacatatgaatcatattaagatattgatacactatgtttaatcatgataaatgataagtaaacatgtcattaagtgtattaacaatgaactacatatgtaaaaacaagactactaacttaatgatttcgaaacgagacatatatgtaacgattatcgttgtaacaacatttaactgtatatatatcatactaagatatattaatatatcataatatcatgataatgtaataatttaacatctctttagatataataaacaatgggttaacaacatttaacaagatcgttaacctaaaggtttcaaaacaacatttacatgtaacgactaacgatgacttaacgactcagttaaaatgtatatacatgtagtgttttaatatgtattcatgttttaatatgtattcataaacttttgaaagacttcaagacacttatcaaaatacttctacttaacaaaaatgcttacaattatatcctcgttcagcttcatcaacaattctactcgtatgcacccgtattcgtactcgtacaatacacaacttttagatgtatgtactattggtatataccatccaatgattagctcttagcagcccatgtgagtcacctaaaacatgtgggaactatcatttggcaactatcatgaaatatcacataaaattacaaaaatattagtaatcattcatgacttatttacatgtaaacaaaattacacatcgtttatatctaatccatataccaacgactaaaaacacctacaaaaactttcattcttcaattttcttcatcaaattgatctctctcaatttctatcttcaagttctaagtgttcttcataaattctataagttctagtttcataaaatcaagaatacttccaaatttgcaagcttaattccaatcttgtaaagtgatcatccaacctcaagaaatctttcttatttacagtaagatatctttctaatacaaggtaatactcatattcaaactttgattcaatttctataactataacaatcttatttcgagtagaaatcttacttgaacttgttttcgtgtcatgattctgcttcaagaactttcaagccatccaaggatcctttgaagctagatctatttttctcatttccaatagatttatccacaaaacatgaggtagtaattatgttcataacatcattcaattcatatatataaaactaccttattcaaagatttaaacttgaaatcactagaacatagtttagttaattctaaacttgttcgcaaacaaaagttaatccttctaacttgacttttaaaatcaactagacacatgttatatatctatatgatatgctaacttaatgatttaaaatctgaaaacacgaaaaacaccgtaaaactggatatacgccgtagtagtaacaacacgggctattttgggttagttaattaaaaattatgataaactttgatttaaaagttgttcttctgggaaaatgatttttcttatgaacatgaaactatatccaaaaatcatgattaaactcaaagtggaagtatgttttccaaaatggtcatctagacgtcgttctttcgactgaaatgactacctttacaaaaacgacttgtaacctgtatttctgactataaacttatacttttctgtatagattcataaacttaatttcaatatgaaaccatagcaattggattcactcaaaacggatttaaaacgaagaagttatgggtaaaacaagattggatatttttacttgttgtagctacgtgaaaattggtaacaaatctatattaatcatatcctagctaacttatattgtataatacatatattctaatatattatgtaatcttgggataccatagacacgtatgcaaatgttttgacatatcatatcgacccatgtatatatattatttggaacaatcatagacactctatatgcagtaatgttggagttagctatacagggttgaggttgattccaaaaatatatatactttgagttgtgatctagcctgagacgtgtatacactgggtcgtggattgagtcaagataatatatataaatttatttctgtacatgtaactatggacaactagttgtaggttactaacgaggacagctgacttaataaacttaaaacattaaaacgtattagaaatgttgtaaatatattttgatcatactttgatatatatgtacatatttgttataggttcgtgaatcgaccagtggccaagtcttacttcccgatgaagtaaaaaatctgtgaaagtgagttatagtcccacttttaaaatctaatatttttgggatgagaatacatgcaactttataaatgttttacaaaatagacacaagtacatgaaattactttctatggttgaacgatcgaagccgaatatgccccttttacttggtaacctaagaattagtaaaccagtctactaattaacgcgaatcctaaagatagatctattgggcccaacaaaccccatcagttgtagcggatgctttagtacttcgagtttttatatcatgtccgatgtatgtcccggaatgatggggatattcttatatgtatcttgttaatttcggttaccaggtgttcaccgtatgaatgatttttatctctatgtatgggatgtattgaaatatgaaatcttgtggtctattattacgatttgataaatataggttaaatctataactcaccaacatttttgttgacgtttaaagcatgtttattctcaggtgattattaagagcttccgctgttgcatgctattatatggacaagatttggtgtcagcatgcttgtataatattgtctaaaactgcattcgagatttattttgttgtaacatattaatatttgtaaaccaatatgtattggtagtgtgtaactgtgatatttgttagattatcgtttctggataatctaagtggtttcttgttaaccttgtcgataaaataaaggttatggtttgttttaaaaacgaatgcagtctttgaaaaacgtctcatatagaggtcaaaaccacgcgacgaaatcaattaatatggaacgtttataatcaatatgaacgggacatttcaattggtatccgagcgttggtcttagagaaccagaatttttgcattagtgtgtcttaccgagtttgttaggatgcattagtgagtctggacttcgaccgtgtttttcttcaaaaaaacgattgcttaacttttttgttggaaactatatattattaacatgtaaatattatgtgatatattaatctcttaacgtgtttgatattgtgtgatagatgtctacctctagtacaaatcccatcgactcacctaataataatgaagagtcgaatatattttgggaagattcacaaattcccgaagaggaaccggaagaagaggaaccagaagaggaggaaccggaagaggaggaaccggaagaggaggaaccggaagaagaggaaccggaagaggaagaggttccggaggaagaaatattgatacctatagtaaatcgattaaataaaagaaaatcctcaaccaacggaccaaagttaataatggtcaatggtgtttccgccgaggaagcaaaatattgggaatattatcaattttctgatgaatcggatcccgatgaggattccgatgatgttatagaaattacctcgacccaatttaataaaacgaaagaaaataataagggaaaaggtataaaaatagagaaacccgattccaaccccgatgaactttatatgtatcggtaacatccgtatttcctaaaatgtaacaatgacccaggaacctctaaactaccaggtttttctaaaccattatggaaaacgacggctcgtattagaggaacaccatatattcttagaaaattaggaaaacaaaccaagtccgaagaagaaaaaccagtgattcagattagagggttgtaatcatgttgtgtattatatgtattgtagtgtgcttgtacttttatgttctatgtaaaaattgcttgtattgtttgttaattatcttttacgaatctaatccttgtctattttacaatataaaaacaaaatggacgttaagggtagacaaccgaatattttagaagacctaccagaggatatgattgagaaaatcttgtctagagtcggtcagaattcatcagcacatttagttatggcgaaattaacttgtcaaacatttgaaagactttccagaaatgccttagtttataaaaggctttcctttgataggtggggtatatcacattggggagacgtgtttctttaaagtgttaaatgcggggaacccaaatgcaattttacgctacgagttaagaacctattttgactcaacatatcccaacataggatttcgtgaattagaaagagcttctaacatgcaacataaagaagcatgttatgcttacgggttagtgatgttcgcttcttaccaaagtgagaaaaagaacatcggattgcagcttttaaataaaaccttcccacaagtgatagattcagtagttggggtgagaaacaaggttttagattattacagggctgttggacattacgaaaccct includes these proteins:
- the LOC139855063 gene encoding probable serine/threonine-protein kinase PBL28 → MILVYEYASNGSLDRHLNDSDLTWIQRIHICLDVAGGLNYLHNHNGGQRRVLHRDIKSSNILLDDNWNAKVSDLGLSRIAPANQPYSFQVTHAVGTIGYIDPLYLTTGVLTKESDVYSFGVLLLEVLCGRLISNVR